From Platichthys flesus chromosome 7, fPlaFle2.1, whole genome shotgun sequence:
ACCAGATCAACACTTACTCCTTTACTTCTACTCCTCTGCGTCAAATGTACCCGGACACGCACTTGGAGCGTcagtgtttgttgatgttttttgaaTTTGTTCAGTGTGCGTCAAAATCACGGAGGTGGTTCGGTTCTCACCGCTGCAGAGCAAAGCAATCCGAATAAATATCTAATCCACCGACTTGATCTTTTGCGCGCATATATTTGCATGCAGCAGTGATTAGAGGGAGCGCAGACTTCCAGGATATTACCGGTGTGTTGACACATGACAATCATAAATTCCATGAATGTTAACGATGGAAATATCACACCCGCAGACGCGCACTGAGGATTATCCGGAGGCGGAGGTCTGGCTCATCGCATTATTAGGCGATGGGGTCAGACTTCTTTTTTTAAGACGTAAATTGTGTGTAACAACCAATCGGATTAAGCCCCTGAGTGTATTCAGacccaaaacaaaaataaaataaaatataccactaaatgtaaatgtgaggtTTTCCATCAATCTCCTCCCTCCGGTGCGTGGCAAGGTCAAAGATCTCCTTTTACCGCGCGCTCGTGTGACGGAGGGTTTCTGCGGGAGTCAGCACGCCAGCAGAGGCCAGCAGCGCGGACAGGAGTCTCCCTGCAGCGGCTCATAAACGACCAGACCCTGTGATCTAATCGCAGTAGGCCAGTAGGCTTCCGTCCAAAGTTTCCACGTCATCCTTTaagtctgaaaataaaaaacccgCGCCAGGGATGGCTGCAATGCAAACAGTTTAAACGTCTGAGCAAAATCAGTTCTgagaagagaaaatatttttccTCTGAAGCTCTGCGCAAAATCTGTTAAACCGAGAGatgttactttttcttttttcttttaaatgttggcACGAAGTGAGTGTGTGCTGGCGCTGCTGTGTCTGCACTGTGTGGGGTTATTAATTATCGTATTAACTAATGTTGTTAATTTAAGTTTGTGTGAACATCGCAGATATGTTGaattataaagaaaaaagtCTGAGAGGTAAGTATTGCCATTTCAATGACTTTAATAAGCAAAATAGGAAACAATTTCTTccaaaaacaatcaaaataagacaaaacagAAACCAGCCTGAATGGAACAGTTCAAATTTAAGTGTTTaactattatttatataaacagGATTGAAAATTGATCCCCATCATCGCAAAGTACATGGAATCGGCgaaaacataacaacaacccgctgctgcagtttcagtttgatttcaacacagttgaatCAGTAACAAACCAAAGCTTGTTAAATGCGTGACTTGTCAACAATAGTTTCAAATGCAAGCACCATGCTTATGATATGATCTGACagttttttgttaatttaaatcattaaaataaaaactttaactATGCATCTGGCCAGCAGAACCAGAATCatcaaataataatacaacagaacaacaacaaaaaaacacacatcatacGTAACGTacatattgttttcattttgagaatTTTGCACAACCTGTGTCCCCTTTTTAACTGACCTGCAGAATAAAAATCAGGAAAACATAGAGCATTAATAGTCAAACTTTGTATTCAAACGCTCGCGTTATCTAAATATTAACTCTACATAAAACCCCTGACATGTACGTGTTTTTACTAAATATcgttaaaaatataaatcctTGATATTAGGCCCAGTGGAGATGTGCTACAGGTGGCCGCCAATTACACAGAGCGGGCAGAAGGTCTGGTTTGATGTGGTTTCTTCAAATGTTCATGGAAAGGCAGACAAGACTTTTCTGAATTAGTGGCACGAAAGCCACATTGAATCAAAACGACAAAAAAGGACTAACCCACGTTGTGAGTGTGGTGCGCAATGGCCTCttctgtgcagtgtgtgtgtgtgtggtgtgtgtgcgtgtgtgtgtgggagagagataAACTCATGGCCATACGTCCGCGTCCTCAGCCTCGCACGTGTGTCCTGATGTTTCGCTAAAAACTCTGCACTCAGGCCCGTCCTGAATAATATGACAGAATTATATCATAGTATGTCTTCCTGGAGGGAGGTCTGCACAAAAGTCAAAATGAAAACTTGCAAATTATtattccccccaaaaaaaagaaaagtgcacttgacacacatatttaaatgaaaaaaaaaaagatgcactCCTCTCTCAATCAATACCCCCCCCCAACTctttaaacaaaacataaaaaaaaagaaataaaaaaaaaaacacaactcaaagaaagaaagaagttcAAACCAGCCTCCTCGATCTTGTTGTGCAGTTTTAGCGGTTGCATAATATTTACAAgctcaaagacaaaaaataaaagaacccCACACCATATGACACTGCACCGGCAGTCCTGCTGTTCTGTCCCCGCTGCACAtctctacaccccccccccccccccccgaacaacCATGGAGAAGCGCAGATCAACAACATGCTCTTAATATACACGAGAAGATGAAGGTACAAAATAGAAATTATTACCGTACATGTCCAGCATGCAGGATTAATATtaatgcaggtttttttttttgtttgtttcaatatATATTCGAATATAACCAAGCAGGCAATAAATCAATGAGATGTTGCATAAAAATatccccaccccaccccccccacccccaccctgtGACGGGTCAGCAGACAGAAGTTTTGCATAAAGTGGAGTCTTGCTTTTTGGAGATTTTCCTCAGATTCACGGGCCCACTTGTCGAATGTGAGTCGCAGCCCGCGAGGCCATGGCCCTGCGGCTACTTGTTGTCGCTTCATACGAGAGTTACAAGACAACGACACCTCGACGCCATCCCACACTACTTACAGGTTATTTAAAAGCTGTAGCCtcaaaggaaggagagagagagagagagagagagagagagagagagagagagaggaagaaaaaaaagagttcaTCAGTCGATCCTTCCGCTTCTTTgaggaggaacaaaaacaaaaaaaaaagtctcttcACTACAAGCAACTAATCTACAAAGATACTGCGACTGATCTCTACGTTGCTCTTTGTATCTCAGTTGACACGTGGATGGAGAGATGGTTATATATGAGGATACTATTTGATGGATTACTCTTCTAATATAAGGGTTATTATCATAAACAGTATGGGAGGAGTGGATTATTATCGTTTGTTCATCagttccccccaaaaaaggagaAGATGTTGGTGGAGTGGGGGCAAAGTTTTGTTGTGAGGGAAAAAAGGCTTGTGACAACTCACACGAAGAACTCTGGGGATGACGGGGTGTCACTGGTCGAGCCCGCCTCGCGGAACCCGTTACTGGAACCCGAGCCCGTCAGTTTCTCGCACTTGAGTTTGTAGGCGTCCCTCTCCCGGGCCAGGCGGCCGATCTCCGCCTTCAGCTGGTCCACCTGGTTCATCAGATGCGTCTTCTCGTTCTCCAGCACGTGCTTCTGCTGCACCCGCTTGAACCGGCAGGACTGCGCGTAGCCCCGGTTCTTCAGGGTCCGCCTCTTCTGCTTGAGGCGGATGACCTCGTCCTTGGTGAAGCCCCGTAGGTGTCTGTTGAGCTCCCGCACCGACATGGACACCAGCTGGTCGTCGGAGAAGCGGTCCTCCACGTTGAGTCCGCTCCCGCTGCCGTGGTGCGAGCCCGACTGGCCCAGGTGGCCGTgcgagtggtggtggtggtggcggtggtgaTGGAGCGGCTCGTGGTCGTCCGGGGACAGCGGGGAGCTGTCGGAGTCCTGGCCGTGTAGATGGTGATGCTGGCTGTGTGGGTGGCTGTGTCCGCCCGGGTGCCCGGACAGCTCATCGGAGTGGTGCGGGATGCCCCCCGGATACGGGTGATGGTGCTGCTGGTTGTGGCCGTGGTGGCTGTGGTGGTGATGCGGGCCCCTGTAGCCCTCGAAAGAGccttgctgctgcagctgctgctggacatgCGGAGGCGGCGGGTGGCCGTGGGCTGTGGATCCTATCAGGGCCTCCACTGCGTCCTCCGGGGTCAGGCTTAGCGTCTGCGGGTCTATCTGCTGATGGTACCCGCTGTTCGGCATCCAGTACAGCTCCTCTAGGTGGTTCTTCTGCTCTGTGGGGCTGAAGCTGGGCGAGGAGGGCACCGAGCTGCAGGGTGTACTGATGGGGGTGGAGGACACTGAGCCCTGGGGTTGGAGGCGGTTGCACTGGCGCACCCCGTTGCGCTCGAGCCCGGCCAGGCCTTCCTTCTTCACGTCAAACTTCATCAGGTCAAAATCATTGACATATTCCAGAGCCAGAGGGCTGCTGGGTAGCTCCGGACCCATGCTCAGCTCTGTACTCATGCTGCTGATATGAAACGGTATTTGCAAGCGTCGCAAAAACGGATTTATTAATCAGCGTCTCTTCTCCCTTCTCTTGTTTCATGCAGTAGTTCTTCTGGTTCCTCCACCGCTGTGCGCGGACTTGCTTTCGCATGAACCACCGTGTGAGaggtggaaaaaaaggaaaacggAAAAAAAGTAGTGGAGGAAAAACTTTCAGACTATTGCTCTGCTCACGGTTTGCGTCATGTAGCCTACTTCTGCCCGGGTAATCTGGCAGGGAGACCAGGCAGGAGGAAGAAAGCAATGCGTCTcagtgcaaaaataaaaagctcaGTCCCTTCAGTAGAagtgttttcaaacacacaaaaaaagaaatctgcataaataataataataaaagaaataccACAATCGGTCGCAGAGACGGGCACCAGTCCTCGTTGCAACTTCTTGGTAGTAAGTCCCCTTTTTTCTCCAGGAAAAGAATAGGAGCAAAGAAGCAGGGTAAATATAGGGCGTCTGAATTTCGCTGAGAAGCAGCTTTTCCAGCTCTGCACCGCAGAGGTTTCAAGGCTCGCTTCTCTCGCTCTGTCCTGCTCTCTGGTATCCAGCAGACTGCGCTCGGAGCGAGCCAGCGCTTTATCCTTATAGCGCGCCGTGACGTCGCGCCGAAAGGCTGGATCCGTGGCGCTCGGCTCTCCAATGGGAGCGGGACTCTGCGCACgaacggaggaagaggaggaggcgcagagccgcggagaggagggcgcaCCGCGCAGTCCTGTCAGCTTCAGACAGTCAGCTGACCGACTTCCCTAAAAGCAGGAGGTGGGAGgaaagtggaggagagggagagagagagagagaaatgcctTCACTTTGCGGGCACCGTCCCCGCGGCACCTCCAGATCCTAGTGAGGGGGATACCAGGGGGTTTCAGCGTACTGCTGTAAGATCAGTGGAAATGATCTATAGCACGTTTATGACACAACTTAGAAATTTACCCCccaaaaatctatattttacattaacaccagttcatataaaaaaaagcaatgtGCAATGTGTCTATAACGACTGGTCTACTTTGTATCATTTCCCAGAAAAATGTGTCTTAACTGATAGAAACAGGAAATAGACATCCTGATCCATCCCATAATTTAACTTTAGTAATCAACAAAGTGTTTCCGTCTGGACTCAAACCGTTCATTTCTTAACTCGTTTGTCTcaataaatgttttacaaaCATTATACATGTTGACCACAAGATAACCAATCCCCGATAAGGTTGAACCAACAACAGTAAAGCGATACCACAGATTATTAGTGTTGATTATCCAAGTTAAATCTGGACCTTTTCTTGCAAACAAGGACGCACAACTTCGTGTTCTCTGctaaggacacacaaacacgcgcgcacacacacgcacacacacacacacacacacacacacacttggcttCCAGTCAGACTCGGAATTTTAAACAACACCTGACCCACGTAATCAACAATCATAATAAAACCATATCACTCCTGGCATTGATTATACATTTGTTATCCTCACTGGTGATTATATCGTGACCTCGCTGCACCGAACTTGATCCGGTGAGGACCCAAGCGCTcctggctgtgtttgtgtgaccttGTGTTACAGCCATTATAGGTTAAGTGTGATTCCTTTTGGTGCAAGTAAAGTGGACTTCGCTCGCAGCCCGTTATTGCTCCCAGATTCCCACACCAGGCTCCTCTCTTGGCTCGGACACTTTGTTTTACACCGCGCAGCTTCA
This genomic window contains:
- the mafba gene encoding transcription factor MafB, with the protein product MSTELSMGPELPSSPLALEYVNDFDLMKFDVKKEGLAGLERNGVRQCNRLQPQGSVSSTPISTPCSSVPSSPSFSPTEQKNHLEELYWMPNSGYHQQIDPQTLSLTPEDAVEALIGSTAHGHPPPPHVQQQLQQQGSFEGYRGPHHHHSHHGHNQQHHHPYPGGIPHHSDELSGHPGGHSHPHSQHHHLHGQDSDSSPLSPDDHEPLHHHRHHHHHSHGHLGQSGSHHGSGSGLNVEDRFSDDQLVSMSVRELNRHLRGFTKDEVIRLKQKRRTLKNRGYAQSCRFKRVQQKHVLENEKTHLMNQVDQLKAEIGRLARERDAYKLKCEKLTGSGSSNGFREAGSTSDTPSSPEFFV